A single region of the Roseivivax sp. THAF197b genome encodes:
- a CDS encoding OsmC family protein, which produces MEDQASKTFDVIFEGTGTSSGKMRNDIAVEWPMMKERFELATDEGPFHGGDGTAPPPLALFTAALTGCLMTQIRAFSKRLRIDMRGVEVKAKLHWSGEQIGNAPYVTAPVGFSLDVDIDSDASPEDLTHLLECAKKGCFIEQSLAEGVNVSHRLKVNDDWQAID; this is translated from the coding sequence ATGGAAGATCAGGCAAGCAAGACCTTCGACGTCATCTTCGAAGGCACGGGCACCTCAAGCGGTAAGATGCGCAATGACATCGCGGTCGAATGGCCGATGATGAAGGAACGGTTCGAGCTTGCGACCGACGAGGGCCCGTTCCATGGCGGGGACGGAACCGCGCCGCCGCCTCTTGCGCTGTTCACCGCAGCCCTGACGGGGTGCCTGATGACCCAGATCCGCGCCTTCTCCAAGCGGCTTCGGATCGACATGCGCGGTGTCGAGGTCAAGGCAAAGCTGCATTGGTCGGGCGAGCAGATCGGCAACGCGCCCTATGTCACGGCGCCTGTCGGTTTTTCACTCGATGTGGATATCGACAGCGATGCAAGTCCCGAAGATCTCACGCATCTTCTTGAATGTGCCAAGAAAGGGTGTTTCATCGAGCAAAGCTTGGCGGAAGGCGTGAATGTCAGCCACCGGCTCAAGGTGAACGACGACTGGCAGGCCATTGACTGA
- a CDS encoding cysteine desulfurase — protein sequence MYDVQEVRKDFPILSREVNGKPLVYLDNGASAQKPQVVIDAVTRAYAEEYSNVHRGLHFLSNLATEKYESVRGTIARFLGVADEEQIILNTGTTEGINMVAYGWAMPRMEAGDEIVLSVMEHHANIVPWHFLRERQGVALKWVDVDSRGALDPQAVIDAIGPKTKLVAITHLSNVLGTVVDVKTIIDAAHAKGVPVLVDGSQAAVHMPLNLDDLGADFYAITGHKLYGPSGSGAIFVHRDRLAEMRPFMGGGDMIREVHKDSVTYADAPMKFEAGTPGIVQTIGLGVALDYMMNLGMENIAAHEATLRDYARGRLDGLNWLSVQGTTENKAAIFSFTMNGAAHAHDISTILDKKGVAVRAGQHCVGPLMDHMGVAATCRASFGLYNTEAEVDVLIDALELAHELFG from the coding sequence ATGTATGATGTTCAAGAGGTCCGGAAGGACTTTCCGATCCTGTCGCGAGAGGTGAACGGCAAGCCGCTGGTCTATCTCGACAATGGCGCATCGGCCCAGAAGCCGCAGGTCGTGATCGATGCGGTCACACGCGCCTATGCGGAGGAATATTCAAACGTTCACAGGGGCTTGCACTTCCTTTCTAACCTCGCGACCGAGAAGTATGAAAGTGTTCGCGGCACCATTGCGCGCTTCCTTGGCGTGGCGGATGAGGAGCAGATCATCCTCAATACCGGCACCACCGAGGGCATCAACATGGTCGCCTATGGCTGGGCCATGCCGCGCATGGAGGCGGGCGACGAAATCGTCCTGTCGGTGATGGAGCACCACGCCAATATCGTACCCTGGCACTTCCTGCGCGAACGGCAGGGTGTTGCACTCAAGTGGGTCGATGTGGATAGCCGCGGCGCGCTCGATCCGCAAGCGGTGATCGACGCCATCGGCCCGAAGACGAAACTCGTGGCAATAACGCATCTTTCCAACGTGTTGGGCACCGTTGTTGATGTGAAGACCATCATCGATGCGGCCCATGCCAAAGGCGTGCCGGTGTTGGTCGATGGCAGCCAGGCGGCGGTGCACATGCCGCTCAATCTCGATGATCTGGGGGCGGATTTCTACGCCATCACCGGACATAAGCTCTACGGGCCAAGCGGTTCCGGGGCGATCTTCGTGCATCGCGACAGGTTGGCCGAGATGCGTCCCTTCATGGGCGGCGGCGACATGATCCGCGAAGTGCACAAGGACAGCGTCACCTATGCCGACGCTCCGATGAAATTCGAGGCGGGCACGCCGGGCATCGTGCAGACGATCGGACTGGGTGTCGCGCTCGATTACATGATGAACCTCGGAATGGAGAATATCGCGGCACACGAGGCCACATTGCGGGATTATGCGCGCGGGCGGCTCGACGGGCTGAATTGGCTCTCGGTGCAAGGCACGACCGAGAACAAGGCGGCGATCTTCTCCTTCACGATGAACGGTGCCGCGCATGCCCATGATATATCGACCATTCTTGACAAGAAGGGCGTCGCCGTCCGGGCCGGTCAGCATTGTGTCGGGCCGCTGATGGATCACATGGGCGTGGCCGCGACCTGCCGGGCCTCTTTCGGGCTTTACAACACCGAAGCCGAGGTCGACGTGCTGATCGACGCGCTCGAGCTGGCCCACGAGTTGTTCGGCTGA
- a CDS encoding peroxidase family protein — protein sequence MTRVHHGLSRYDQLVKSHIAPQDARHLPLPATFGRLLPANSLHLENLTHPQLIEIYEAIALGMGKKTDKSGEAAAGLTFFGQFVDHDITLDATSALGTRIVPATIPNVRTPSLDLDCVYGSGPEASPHLYGNSDASGYLLYGNATNEHDLARTPNGTALIGDPRNDENGIVSQIQANFIALHNILMTEVEHDADTRKEVFDCAHMGMNANDWHDHVPSEAEIFEAVRRFLRMHYQFAVWTELLPAFVQQSCLDHAMTFDDFGAGAAIMPVEFSGAAYRFGHATAQPDYAMAKDGGQISMSDILGFGLRDSSAEMRMFFDLGGTAAQKARPVGTTLGLPLTNLMFINHRVHLEEINHTLTLDQSRNLPLRNMLRDRYTYQLANGEKIRDWFKTHHHRDLPEVERHADLKKNGIVKTPLWFYCLQEAEQHGHGKLTGVGGAIVASVFARLLRLDPTTYWHASGFHPSTKFDDAGGLMAGMMAYAEAHRGNIAHAAALKAGG from the coding sequence ATGACTCGTGTGCATCACGGGCTGTCACGTTATGACCAGCTTGTTAAATCCCATATCGCCCCCCAGGACGCCCGCCACCTGCCCCTGCCCGCCACGTTCGGCAGGCTGCTTCCGGCCAATTCGCTTCACCTCGAAAACCTGACCCACCCCCAGCTCATCGAGATCTACGAGGCCATCGCGCTCGGCATGGGCAAGAAGACCGACAAATCCGGCGAGGCGGCCGCGGGTCTGACCTTCTTCGGGCAGTTCGTCGATCATGACATCACGCTCGATGCAACCTCGGCGCTGGGCACCCGGATCGTGCCCGCGACGATCCCGAACGTGCGCACGCCGTCGCTCGATCTCGACTGCGTCTATGGTTCGGGCCCCGAGGCGAGCCCGCATCTTTACGGCAATAGCGACGCGTCGGGATATCTGCTTTACGGCAATGCCACCAATGAGCACGACCTTGCCCGCACGCCCAACGGCACGGCGCTGATCGGCGATCCGCGCAATGACGAGAACGGCATCGTCAGCCAGATCCAGGCCAATTTCATCGCCCTGCATAATATCCTGATGACCGAGGTGGAGCATGATGCCGACACCCGCAAGGAGGTGTTCGATTGCGCCCATATGGGCATGAATGCCAACGATTGGCACGACCACGTGCCCTCGGAGGCGGAAATCTTCGAGGCGGTCCGCCGCTTCCTGCGGATGCATTATCAATTCGCCGTCTGGACAGAACTCCTGCCCGCCTTCGTGCAGCAATCCTGCCTCGATCACGCGATGACCTTCGATGATTTCGGAGCGGGTGCCGCGATCATGCCGGTGGAATTCTCGGGTGCGGCCTACCGGTTCGGCCATGCCACGGCGCAGCCCGATTACGCGATGGCGAAAGACGGCGGCCAGATTTCGATGAGCGACATCCTGGGCTTCGGGCTCCGCGACAGCTCCGCCGAGATGCGCATGTTCTTCGACCTGGGCGGTACGGCGGCGCAGAAGGCGCGACCCGTGGGCACCACGCTCGGCCTGCCGCTGACGAACCTGATGTTCATCAACCACCGCGTCCATCTTGAAGAGATCAATCACACCCTGACCCTCGATCAGAGCCGTAACCTGCCGCTGCGCAACATGCTGCGGGACCGCTACACCTATCAGCTCGCCAACGGCGAGAAGATCCGCGACTGGTTCAAGACCCACCATCACCGCGATCTGCCCGAGGTGGAGCGGCATGCCGACCTCAAGAAGAACGGCATCGTCAAGACGCCCCTGTGGTTCTACTGCCTGCAAGAGGCCGAGCAGCACGGCCACGGAAAGCTGACCGGTGTTGGCGGGGCAATCGTCGCGTCCGTGTTCGCGCGCCTTCTGCGGCTCGATCCCACGACCTACTGGCACGCTTCGGGCTTCCATCCCTCGACGAAGTTCGATGACGCGGGCGGTCTGATGGCGGGCATGATGGCCTATGCCGAGGCGCATCGCGGCAATATCGCCCATGCCGCGGCCCTGAAGGCCGGCGGCTGA
- a CDS encoding flavin reductase family protein: MNAPSSSFAQTRDPRALRDSLSCFPTGVTVVTARAQDGAPVGVTVSSFNAVSLDPPLILWSLGLKSASLEVFRAADHFAVNVLSEAQADLPRIFSSPVEDRFAGLDWRDGIGGAPVLTDSTAVFECRSYARYDGGDHEIMLGEVMQHDWREAAPLIFAKGRVSTLQASET; encoded by the coding sequence ATGAACGCACCCAGTTCGAGTTTCGCACAGACCCGCGACCCGCGCGCCTTGCGCGATTCCCTGTCGTGCTTTCCGACCGGGGTGACCGTGGTCACGGCGCGGGCGCAGGATGGGGCGCCGGTCGGTGTGACGGTGTCGTCGTTCAACGCGGTCTCGCTCGACCCGCCGCTGATCCTTTGGAGCCTGGGGTTGAAATCCGCGAGCCTTGAGGTGTTTCGCGCTGCGGATCATTTCGCGGTCAACGTCCTGTCGGAGGCGCAGGCGGATCTTCCGCGCATCTTTTCCAGCCCGGTGGAGGATCGCTTCGCAGGGCTCGACTGGCGGGACGGGATCGGCGGTGCGCCGGTTCTGACAGACAGCACCGCGGTCTTCGAATGCCGCAGCTATGCGCGCTACGATGGCGGCGATCACGAGATCATGCTGGGCGAGGTGATGCAGCACGATTGGCGCGAAGCGGCCCCGCTGATCTTCGCCAAGGGCCGCGTGTCGACCCTTCAGGCATCGGAGACCTGA
- a CDS encoding YIP1 family protein, giving the protein MTPLGFLRLAWQSVIAPREVARLLLSLRLGHEALLVSAALVLVLNTAIVRASTILTPPDPAIAPFVTQPLTFFMGLGGILAIVALVLTWCGRAVGGTGRIEDVGLMMIWLQGLRVIVQLVMLVLAPIAATLAALVSIAASLVGLWILVNFLAEAHEFPTLGKAAFVLLLAVTGLALGLSFFFTLIGATASGMT; this is encoded by the coding sequence ATGACGCCTCTGGGGTTCCTCAGGCTGGCCTGGCAAAGCGTCATCGCCCCCCGCGAGGTGGCGCGGCTGTTGCTGTCGCTGCGGTTGGGGCACGAGGCGCTTCTCGTCTCGGCGGCGCTCGTTCTGGTGCTGAACACGGCCATTGTGCGGGCCTCGACCATCCTGACGCCGCCCGATCCGGCGATTGCACCCTTCGTGACCCAGCCTCTGACCTTCTTCATGGGGCTGGGCGGCATTCTCGCCATCGTGGCGCTCGTGCTGACCTGGTGCGGCCGCGCGGTGGGCGGCACGGGCCGGATCGAGGATGTGGGTCTCATGATGATCTGGCTGCAGGGTCTGCGTGTGATCGTCCAGCTTGTGATGCTCGTGCTGGCGCCCATCGCGGCCACGCTGGCGGCGCTTGTGTCCATCGCGGCATCGCTGGTCGGCCTCTGGATCCTCGTCAACTTCCTTGCGGAGGCGCATGAATTTCCGACGCTCGGAAAGGCGGCCTTCGTGCTGCTTCTGGCGGTCACGGGCCTCGCGCTCGGGCTTTCCTTCTTTTTCACGCTGATCGGGGCGACGGCCTCGGGGATGACCTGA
- a CDS encoding FAD binding domain-containing protein, with the protein MAGKAAIVGGSIGGLFAAAALKRAGWDVVVHERVNVPLAGRGAGIVTHPQLIDALERVGAETADLGVHVDERVAFDQQGRAHARMPYPQVVTSWDRTYQALRALVPDAQYRLGQALHRFDQDADGVTLHFEDGATERADVLIGTDGFRSVVRGQIAPEVQPVYAGYVVWRALANEADLDPGIRDRVFDMFGMFMPKGTQIVGYPIAGEGNDLRPGHRRYNFVWYVPTDVDDLDDMLTDAEGTRHAISIPPPLVREAVVKRAAQRAAEWLPDVFEHVLAKSERPFFTPIYDHLSPDFAQGRVAIAGDAACVARPHVGMGVTKAGGDALALGRHLSGVGPEGVEAALASYSAERVPAARAAHDRAQMLGRYIFADPATGHNRDGRNNPNQDEILRLTAVADFD; encoded by the coding sequence ATGGCAGGCAAGGCGGCAATCGTCGGAGGATCGATCGGCGGGCTGTTCGCGGCCGCCGCGCTCAAACGCGCAGGCTGGGACGTGGTGGTGCATGAACGCGTGAATGTGCCGCTTGCCGGGCGCGGGGCCGGGATCGTCACGCATCCGCAGCTCATTGACGCGCTGGAACGCGTGGGGGCCGAGACCGCCGATCTGGGCGTGCATGTGGACGAGCGTGTCGCCTTCGACCAGCAGGGCCGTGCCCATGCGCGCATGCCCTATCCGCAGGTCGTCACGTCCTGGGATCGCACGTACCAGGCCTTGCGCGCGCTGGTCCCGGATGCCCAGTATCGCCTTGGTCAGGCCCTGCACCGCTTCGATCAGGATGCGGACGGCGTCACGCTGCATTTCGAGGACGGCGCAACGGAGCGTGCGGATGTGCTGATCGGCACGGATGGGTTCCGATCCGTGGTGCGTGGGCAGATCGCGCCCGAGGTGCAGCCCGTATATGCGGGATACGTGGTCTGGCGCGCACTCGCCAATGAGGCCGATCTCGATCCGGGGATCCGCGACCGGGTCTTCGACATGTTCGGGATGTTCATGCCGAAGGGGACGCAGATCGTGGGCTATCCCATCGCTGGCGAGGGCAATGACCTGCGTCCAGGGCATCGGCGCTACAATTTCGTCTGGTACGTGCCGACGGACGTCGATGATCTGGACGATATGCTGACCGATGCGGAGGGGACGCGGCATGCGATCTCCATCCCGCCGCCACTGGTGCGGGAGGCGGTGGTGAAACGCGCCGCGCAAAGGGCTGCGGAATGGCTGCCGGACGTGTTCGAACACGTGCTCGCGAAAAGCGAGCGGCCCTTCTTCACGCCGATCTATGACCATCTGAGCCCTGATTTCGCGCAAGGCCGCGTGGCCATCGCTGGCGATGCGGCCTGCGTGGCGCGGCCGCATGTGGGCATGGGCGTGACCAAGGCCGGGGGCGATGCCCTCGCACTCGGGCGGCACCTTTCGGGGGTGGGGCCGGAGGGTGTTGAAGCCGCCCTCGCATCCTATTCCGCGGAACGTGTGCCCGCGGCCCGCGCGGCGCATGATCGCGCGCAGATGCTGGGGCGTTACATCTTCGCTGATCCCGCAACGGGGCATAACCGCGACGGGCGCAACAATCCCAATCAGGACGAGATCCTGCGCCTCACGGCGGTGGCTGATTTCGACTGA
- a CDS encoding methyltransferase codes for MPADLLTDADQVSDIAFGFMGSKALFAALDVGMFTALSDGAQTAEEVAAKTGLHPARAETLMTALTGLGLLSVDQGRFANAPAAEAFLVKGAKYDFGDYLRFQVDKQMYRLLGQLTPALTGALGDEATKSYEAWFADPEEARLYSESQHAGSTGPARQLAKRVDLSGVSRLLDVGGGTGAFAIGLCQAYPDLEVTILDFPNVATLGRDYVAKAGLSDRIAYAEGNALKAEWPDGVDAVLMSYLFSGVPGEAHPGLLEKAMTVLNPGGWVMVHDFIVHADRTGPRLAALWQLQHTAFTPEAKSTDTDGLTRALADAGFTDVEIGPMIPEMTMLALGTKPG; via the coding sequence ATGCCCGCCGACCTACTGACCGACGCCGATCAGGTATCCGACATCGCCTTCGGGTTCATGGGGTCGAAGGCGCTTTTCGCAGCACTCGATGTCGGCATGTTCACCGCGTTGTCGGACGGGGCGCAGACGGCAGAGGAAGTGGCGGCCAAGACGGGCTTGCATCCGGCGCGGGCCGAGACCTTGATGACCGCGTTGACCGGGCTCGGGCTTTTGTCGGTCGATCAGGGGCGTTTTGCCAATGCACCGGCGGCCGAAGCGTTTCTGGTCAAGGGCGCCAAGTACGATTTCGGCGATTACCTCAGGTTTCAGGTCGACAAGCAGATGTACCGGCTGCTCGGCCAACTGACGCCCGCGCTGACGGGCGCGCTGGGGGATGAGGCCACGAAAAGCTACGAGGCGTGGTTCGCCGATCCCGAAGAGGCGCGGCTCTATTCCGAAAGTCAGCATGCGGGCTCGACGGGTCCGGCGCGGCAACTGGCCAAACGCGTCGATCTGAGCGGTGTTTCGCGGCTTCTCGATGTGGGCGGGGGCACGGGCGCTTTTGCCATCGGGTTGTGCCAAGCCTATCCCGATCTTGAGGTGACCATCCTCGATTTTCCCAACGTGGCGACGCTTGGTCGGGATTACGTGGCCAAGGCGGGGCTCTCCGACCGCATCGCTTACGCGGAGGGCAATGCGCTCAAGGCCGAGTGGCCGGACGGGGTGGATGCCGTGTTGATGTCCTACCTGTTCTCGGGTGTGCCCGGAGAGGCGCATCCCGGACTTCTGGAAAAGGCCATGACCGTGCTCAACCCCGGCGGGTGGGTGATGGTGCACGACTTCATCGTGCATGCGGATCGCACGGGGCCGCGCCTTGCCGCTCTTTGGCAATTGCAGCACACGGCCTTCACGCCGGAAGCCAAGTCGACTGACACGGACGGGCTGACCCGCGCCTTGGCGGATGCGGGCTTCACGGATGTCGAAATCGGTCCGATGATCCCGGAAATGACGATGCTGGCGCTCGGGACGAAACCCGGCTGA
- a CDS encoding TetR/AcrR family transcriptional regulator, whose protein sequence is MTDKTKSKGAGAETAPRRKRLSSDERREEFLAKAIEFFAKQGFESSTRALARQLGVTQPLLYRYFPSKSDLISEVYDRVYVKRWRDEWSALLTDREKPVRSRLVEFYSAYTDVVFHDEWMRIFLFSGLKGEDINRRYMKLVRARILEPILREHRVETGMGETEPSDEEVEFAWIMHGGIFYYGVRTLIYEASVLNNKDFVIETSIDAFLGQLPKVRAAVAD, encoded by the coding sequence TTGACTGACAAGACAAAATCCAAAGGGGCGGGTGCGGAGACCGCACCGCGCCGCAAGCGCCTTTCATCGGATGAGCGCCGCGAGGAATTCCTGGCCAAGGCCATCGAGTTCTTTGCCAAGCAGGGCTTTGAAAGTTCGACCCGCGCGCTGGCCCGGCAATTGGGCGTCACGCAGCCGTTGCTCTATCGCTATTTCCCGTCGAAGAGCGACCTGATTTCCGAGGTCTATGACCGCGTCTACGTCAAGCGTTGGCGCGATGAGTGGAGCGCGCTTCTCACCGATCGGGAGAAACCCGTGCGCAGCCGGCTGGTCGAGTTCTATTCCGCCTATACCGATGTCGTCTTCCATGACGAATGGATGCGGATTTTCCTGTTTTCCGGCCTCAAGGGCGAGGATATCAACCGCCGCTACATGAAGCTGGTGCGCGCCCGCATCCTGGAGCCGATCCTGCGTGAGCACCGCGTCGAGACGGGCATGGGCGAGACCGAGCCCTCAGACGAAGAAGTGGAATTCGCCTGGATCATGCATGGCGGCATTTTCTACTACGGTGTGCGGACGCTGATCTACGAAGCCTCGGTTCTGAACAACAAGGATTTCGTGATCGAGACGTCCATCGACGCGTTCCTCGGCCAGTTGCCGAAGGTGCGCGCGGCGGTGGCCGACTGA